The Streptomyces rimosus genomic interval TCGACGGCGCCTGGCGCGATCACCTCGTATTCGCGCTGACCGCGGAGGAGGTGCCCGAGGGGCTGCTCAACCGCTGGCACCGGGAGAAGCCCAGTACACCCCACAAATAAAATAAGTGTTCGAATTATTTCACCAATTGCTCACAACCGCATACGGCTGATCTCAACAATCACAAAAAAAGTTCGAGATATCAGCCAGATCGTGCGACACACCGGCTCAATTGGCGGATGGCCCCACGCAAACCCCTCTACCGTGTGAGGCGTGAGCAGCAGCGGCCTCATCTACGCAGTCATCGTCGGGGCCTGGGCCGCCTACCTGGTGCCGATGTGGCTCCGTAGGCAGGACGAGCTCAATGAAGCCCGGCCGACGGAACGCTTCAGTACCGCCATCCGGCTCCTGTCCGGGCGTGCGGCCATGGAACGCCGTTACGCCAAGGGGCTGGCGGCACAGGGCGGCCGCACCGACGATGCGAGCGACGCGCGGGAGCCGGACGCGGCGGCCGGGACGGCCGACGTCCGGGACTTCGACGCGCCCGCGGACGAAGCGCCGCCCGCCGCCCAGCGCCAGCACGTGGCTGCCTCCGAGGGCGCGCCGTCCGGTTCGGGGGCCGCGGTTGCCGCCTCGTCGTCCGGTGGCGGGGCGTCGTCCCCGTCCGGTCCGTCCGGTGGCGTGCTGCCCGGTGCCGGGTCCCCGGCCCCGTCCGGCGCCGTGCCGCGCTCCCGCAAGAAGCCCGGCTCCCGCCTGCCCTCCACCGCCGAGCGCATGAAGCGCGCCAAGGTCCTGGCCCGCCGCCGGCGCACCATCACGGTGCTCTTCCTCACGTTCACCGTCGGCGCGATCGTCGCCGCCGTCGGCGGCCTCGCCTTCCTCTGGGCACCGGCCATCCCGGCCATACTCCTCAGTGCGTACATCGTCTACCTCCGCGCCCAGGAACGCCGCCGCTTCACCTTCACCATGGACCAGCGCCAGGCGGAGGCGGCGGCCCAGAGGTTGCGGGAGGGCAGGCCACGCCCTCCGCAGGCGTCCCAGCAGCCCGTCGCCGACGAACCCCCCGCTGAGGACGCCGCCGCCCCGCTCCCCGACCCGTCGCACTCCGCCGCCCCCGCCGCCCGTC includes:
- the sepX gene encoding divisome protein SepX/GlpR, with the translated sequence MSSSGLIYAVIVGAWAAYLVPMWLRRQDELNEARPTERFSTAIRLLSGRAAMERRYAKGLAAQGGRTDDASDAREPDAAAGTADVRDFDAPADEAPPAAQRQHVAASEGAPSGSGAAVAASSSGGGASSPSGPSGGVLPGAGSPAPSGAVPRSRKKPGSRLPSTAERMKRAKVLARRRRTITVLFLTFTVGAIVAAVGGLAFLWAPAIPAILLSAYIVYLRAQERRRFTFTMDQRQAEAAAQRLREGRPRPPQASQQPVADEPPAEDAAAPLPDPSHSAAPAARPEPASTAGRRALVEETDHAEWVDQQRERDRTEPGGWDPVPVPLPTYVTAPVAPRATSHVDLDADDAWSSARSGPATESRRRTPAADPRPHPTTSRRRGRTPLFDQYADDDRPRAANE